A genome region from Blautia coccoides includes the following:
- a CDS encoding winged helix-turn-helix transcriptional regulator — MKKDNCYLQEFGYERFERVVEMIGGKWKLRIIYMLALHEVLRYGELKKLLSPITHKMLTTQLKELEKDKLVNRKEYQQIPPKVEYSLTEIGKGLEPLVQEMYQWIIKHNL; from the coding sequence GTGAAAAAGGATAATTGCTATCTTCAAGAATTTGGTTATGAGCGTTTTGAGCGAGTGGTGGAAATGATTGGTGGAAAATGGAAATTACGCATTATTTATATGCTTGCTTTACACGAGGTTCTACGATATGGAGAACTTAAAAAACTATTATCGCCAATCACTCATAAAATGCTAACAACTCAACTCAAAGAACTGGAAAAAGACAAGTTGGTTAATCGCAAAGAATATCAACAAATACCGCCTAAAGTAGAATATTCTTTAACAGAGATAGGGAAAGGCTTAGAACCTCTCGTGCAAGAAATGTATCAATGGATTATCAAACACAATTTATGA